From the genome of Reinekea thalattae:
AAAAAATGTGCCGCTCAATTGAGTATTGGCGGTCAAATAAGAATTTTTAACGCCTAGATCTTCGCCAGCAAAATCCTCAGTAAGGTTAAAGGCGACATCTTCCGATAGTACAAATGGGCCTAGTGGAAGGCTCACCGCAGCGCCAAACAAATGGTTGCGACCATACTCAACGTCGGCATTGCCGGTCAGCGTGCCGGCACTGACGGTTAATTCGGAGAGATCGAAGCCAGGGTTGCGATCTACGTAATAAGCATAGAGAAGCTCTACATCCATACTCATGCCATAGTGCAGATAATTTAGATAAATAGACTGGGCATCGTCGGTCAGATAAGCCGGTTGATTGTAATCTAGATTAACATCCAAAGAGTCACTGCTGAGGTTTACTACCCCTTTAGGCTCGTAATCGGGTCTAGGAAAAGGAATGTAGATAAGATTTATTTCGTCTTCAAAGGTCGGGTAAAAGTCCAGCTTAACCATGAAGTCTGCGCGCTTACCGTCGTAGCCATCGTCTAAGCTTAAAATGGTTTTATCGGAACCATTGACGACATTTAATGGCCCGAAAGCATCCGAAAAACCAAGACCAACAAATTTTTGCCCAATAGAAAGGTCGAACGAATCGAATGATTTAGAAATCGATGCTTCGCGTAAAATATTTTCCGCCTCGATCCATTGGTCGTCGTTGGCCGTTTGGTACCAAAGATTGGCTGAGATGTTTGCATCCAACCCTTGAGGTAAATCGGTCTTTAATTCTGGTTGAATATAATAGCGATTGCGCAGCGTTTCATATTCTGTTTCCGGCTCGATCTCGCCATAGTAATCAACAAACGAGTGCAGCTGAAAGTCAGTTTCGCTGAATGCAGGTAGAGAAAGCATCGCCGCTGCGCCGCAAAAAATAATACCTTTCATGGTTATTCACTCCGTAATGAGCGGGTGGTGAAGTAACTGTCTGGGATGTCATCAACACTATAGTCTTCAACTTCAATGATCGACGTGTGTTCCGATTGCACGTTGTGCATAACAAGGTGAATAGGGTAAATACGCTCATCAACCTTGAAGACATCCTTTACTCGATAGGTTTTTAATAGGTCACCCTGTAGATCGTAATAATCTCGGCCATACAGGAAGAAGTCATCTTTGCTGTAGTAGTTAATGGTATAGCTATAACCACTAAGTTGTGTGAGCTCATCATTTACAGCCGTGTCTTTCACCATGTAGCTGAGCTTACCTTCAATTTCTTTTTCGCCGATGATTTCTTTTGTGTAGTCTGCATCGGTTCTCATGATCAGATCAGCATAGGTAAAGTCGCTGCCCATAAAGTAGCCACCACCAGATTCTTCTAGCGCAACACGTTTAATGCGGCGAACAGCAGGAAGATAAATCCACATCTGGCTAGGATCGCCATTAAAATAGGTGTGAATCAATAGCGAGGTATCGCGCACTGTTGGTGGGTACTCAAATTTGAATAGCAGATTGAGTTGCTCTGCACTCATTACCTTTTGGTAGGCTCGTGCTCGAACTTCGCGAGTGTCGCCATTTTGAGCAATCATCTTCACATTGAAGGTACCAGACAGCATAGGGAAACGAATAACCTCAGCGAAATTATTCATAACCTCATCGACACCAACATCTGAGTAAGCTGGAGAGAACGGGAATATCGCCAATCCGAGAATTAAAATAAATTTTTTCATTGGTTTGCCTTATTGCTTGATGATTTTTTACTTAATGCTAAAAGAGGGAGCAGGTAGATACTGAAAAAGAAAGATACCACCAACGAAGTTACCAGTAAAAGCCCGAGGTTACGGGCGCCAGAGAACGACGAAAGGAAGAGTACCGAGAACGACACTAATGAAGTTAAGAAGCTTAAGAAAATAGGTACGCCGCTATATCCCATAACATAGCCAAAAGCTTTTGACGTCGACTGTGCAAATTTTTCCGGCAAGCTTTCTAACGCTGCCAGTGTATGAATGCTGTAGTCGATGACTAAGCCAGTGATGATGGCAACAAAGATAATCGAAAAGGCATCAATACTCAGGCCTGCTGTTGCAATGATGCCAAGAGAAAAGAGCATCGAGCAAAAGCCGGGCACTAAACTCAACAGCGCTAAGCGAAGCTTTCGATAGAACGCCAACACGGTGATAAAGATTAGTACGCTGCCGATCAAAAAGGAGATCACCCAGTTGTTACGTAGGCGGCTGCGTTCGTCAGCCAGATCGTTAATCATGCCGTGTACAGAGAGGCTCCAGCCATCAGGCAGAGCTTGGCGCAAATCTTCAGTAGCCTGATAAAAATTATTTAAGTCATTAACGTCTTGATAGTGCACCATTCCACGTATCGAAAAGTAGCGATAAGAAGAATTAACTAAGGAGCCGAACTCAAGCGGGTCGTCGGTAGAGGAAGAATACACAATTAAGAACTGTTCAATTAGGCTGGGATAAATCCAAGCCTCCTGCTCAAAAAGGGATTCCTCATCGCCGTAAAAATAATAATTAATGCGCTTAAGTACCGATAAAATTGAGTAGTTGTAGCCGACAGATTCATTTTCTTGAAGAATTTGGTTCATCTGCTCAATTTTTAATAACGCCTCTTGAGATAACAGTCCCGATGCTTCACCGGTGTCGATCTCTAAAAAATAAGGTACCGTTCCAAAGAAATGCTGGTTAATTAATTCATCGGATTTTTTAATAGTATTGGACGCTGGTAATTGGCCAATGGGGTAAGGCTCAATTTGCAGCTTAGGCAATTGCAATAAGCCTAAAACGCAGCACGCCGCTACGGTTATAAATAATGTTCGGCGATAGTTATGAATAACATTGAATATGCGTATTTGTACCAGCTGGAAACGCGGTAGAATTTTCTTCGTGCTGGCTTTGAAGCCTAAGTAAGGCAGCCATAAAAATACGCCAGCAAAGGTAATTACAACGGCAGCAGAGATTAGTAATCCAAGTTGACGATGACCTGAGCCGTCGATGAACAGCAAGGAAATAAAACCGGTGAGCGTGGAAATAGCAGTAAGAGAAAGCGGGAACAGCAGGCGTTGTTGAATGCTTCGTTTTTCTGCTTCCAATTCATAAAATTGGTGATAAAAATAATGAATGATGTAATCACTGAGCAGGCCTAAACCGAATACCGGAACCAGCAAAACCAGAGGCGAATTATTCACGCCTAAAAACTGGATAAACAGGTAAGCACTGATCAATGAGGCTGCAATCAGCACCCAAGCTGAAGCCATTGCTCGCAGGTTGCGGAATATTATGAAGATGGCGGTGACCAAAATAAGCAGCAGCGGTAAAAATACTTTGATATCTTTTGTTAACAGATGCTCGGTTTTTGCCAAAATCGGTGAACGGCCGGTATATTCAAACGGCAGTATGGTTTGGTAGCTGGCTTGCAGTTCGGACATTTGCTGTTCGATCTGTAAAGGCAAAATGCTGTTGCCGAAATAGGTGAAAAACAGAAAAGCATCTTGATTACTGCTGATATAGGATTGCAGCTCGGGGAACTGCTCGATAGTCGACGGTAACGCAGCAAAAAAAGCATCGTCTAGGGTTGCGATGTTGTCAGGTATGACTCGCTCAACAACAATTTCATCCGACTCATAGCTTTCGCCAAACTCTTCTATTAAAACGGTTTGGCTTTTAATGACTCGGGCATTGATAAGTGAATCAACAGCAGAAACACCATCCAATTGCTTTAGCTTCTCTGACAGGCCAGACATCTTTTGTAACATCGCTTTATTCAGCTCACTGCCTTCTGGCAGTGTTACTGAGACAATGACCGCGTTTCGTTGCGATAACAGAAGTTCGGTTTGCATATCTGCATATACGTCTAATACCTGATCTTTCGGTTCAGGCTTAAAAAGTACGCAGAGTGTTGAAATTATAACAATAGCGAAAAGAAAGGCGGTTTTACGCAGCATTCAACATCCTTATTACCTAAGAATTCATCAGGGTCATTTAACAGCGCTGTGAGAGGGTTAAAACATAGGACTAACGACAAATCATTAAGCCTCTCAACCGAGTTTAACTCTGAAACAAGAATAAAGGTCGCTATGGTTAACTTTTAAGAGCTAAACAGCAATAGCTAAAAGTCAGCATTTGCATTTCATTTGTGCTGGCTCACAGGGAGCGATAAAGCCCTTAACGTCAGCGGCGTTAAGTTTTGCCTCTACCTAGATATAGATATTATCGCCTTAAATCATAAAAGCATAAGTTGCTTTTTATTGTTTTCTGCTTCTCAATAACGACCCTACAATATTAAGTAAGTTAGATGCGAAGCCATCAATCTAACAGTATGGCTAGTCCAACAGCACGGCGTTATTACAGCATTACAGCTAGGGTATTGATATGAAAGCAACTTTGTTACAGCCAGCATTACTAAAAAGTGAATCCTATATCGACGGTCAGTGGGTCAAAGCCGGCTCGGGAAAAACCTTTGCCGTGACCAATCCAGCCAATGGTGAGGTGATAATAGAGGTTTGTGATGCAGCTGTTGATGAAACGAATCGGGCGATTGCCGCTGCAGATAATGCTCTTAAGGGCTGGCAAGCGCTTACAGCGAAAGAACGCAGCCAGTTATTACGTCGCTGGTACCAGTTGATTCTAGAAAATGAAGAAGACTTGGCAACGCTGATGACTTTGGAGCAGGGTAAGCCATTAGCCGAAGCTCGGGGCGAAGTGAATTACGGAGCCTCCTTTATTGATTGGTTTGCCGATGAGGCGCGGCGTATTTATGGCGATGTCATTCCAAGCTTTGCTAACGATCGTAAAGTGCTGACCATTAAACAGCCAGTGGGTGTGGTTGCGGCAATTACGCCTTGGAACTTCCCGATTGCGATGATTACGCGTAAGGCGGCCCCGGCACTGGCCGCAGGTTGTACCATTGTTATTAAACCGTCGGAAGAAACGCCTTTGTGTGCACTAGCGTTAGCCGAACTAGCAGACCAGGCGGGCATTCCTGCTGGGGTGTTGAATGTTGTTACGGGTAAAGATTCCAAAGCCATTGGCGGTGTGCTGACCGGTCACACTGCGGTGCGTAAACTGAGTTTCACTGGGTCAACGCCGGTGGGTAAGTTGTTGTTATCTCAGTGTGCACAAACCGTTAAACGTACCTCGATGGAATTAGGTGGTAACGCGCCCTTTATTGTTTTTGATGATGCCGATTTAGATGCCGCTGTCGATGGTTTGCTGGCTTCAAAATATCGCAATGCTGGCCAAACCTGTGTTTGTGCTAATCGAATTTTAGTGCAAGACGGCGTTTATGATGCCTTTGCAGAAAAATTAGCCGAACGTGTTAAACAGTTTAAAACCGCCGATGGTTTCAGTGAAAACACGACGATTGGCCCGCTGATTAATCCCGCCGCTATCGATAAGGTACAACAGCTGGTTGAGCAAGCGGTTGCTAACGGCGCCAAAATTTTAATTGGTGGTACGACAGCCAGCGATGTTGGTGCGCAGTTTTTCCAGCCAACGGTGCTGACAGATGTCACCGATGATATGACTATCTTTTCTTCCGAAATTTTTGGCCCCGTCGCGCCGCTGTTTCGTTTTAATTCAGAACAGGAAGCCATTGATATGGCAAACGATACGCCCTTTGGTTTGGCATCCTATTTTTACTCTGAAAACATGGCGCGTATTTGGCGGGTTTCTGAAGCCTTGGAGTACGGCATTGTTGGCGTCAATGAAGGGCTTATCTCCAGTGAGGTGGCGCCGTTTGGCGGTGTAAAAGAATCCGGCAGTGGCCGTGAAGGTTCTAAATACGGCATCGATGAATATGTCGAAATTAAATATATTTGCTTAGGTGGTTTAAGTTAGTCAGCCTAAGAAAATCAAGTAAGCGAGCATCAAAAAAAACCGCCAGCTAGGCGGTTTTTTGATTATTTAGAGCAAGCTAGTTCTAGTTGCTATCGCGGTTGGTTCCTAGTCCAGTGGGCTGCCAAAAATATTAGACAGAATCCCCTTGGTAATGTTGCTACCGTCTTCTTGGCGCAACTCGTTGTACCAATTCAGAGTAACCTGCTTATCTTTCATATGGGTGACATCACAACGGCTACGAGCACGCAATACCAGTTCGTTGGCGCGTGGCGCGCGTTTGTTTTGATAGCGTACTAGCGCATCTTCAACACCATAGGTGTTTGTTTGTAGAGCAATGGCTAAAAAGACCGCGTCTTCCATTGCCATGCAACCGCCTTGGCCGATATCGGGTGTGGTGCCATGACCGGCATCACCTAATAGCGCGACACGGCCACGAGTCCAGTTGCTAAAGGGTTCAACATCGCAAATTTCGACACGGTTGGTGCGTTCTGGGTCGATCCGATCAATTAGGTCCTGTACCGGTTTCGCCCAGCCAGTGAAGTATTCTTTTAGCTGTGTTTTGTAGTTTTCGCGCTCGTTGGCTAGGCCTTGTGGTAATGGCACATCAAAGAAGAAATAAAAGCGATTTTCACCAATCGGCATCAGAGAGACACGTTTGCCTTCGCCAACAAAGGTTGTCCATTGGGTGGCTGGCGCAATAGCTTCATCAATTTCGACCAGACCATTCCAGTTAACATAGCCAGCGTAACGACGTTCTGTGTTGCTGCCCAGGACATAAGGGCGAACGATAGAATGAGATCCGTCTGAACCAATCAGTAAATCTCCAGTTTCGACATGGCCGCCAGCAAAGTTTGCCGTAACCACACCGTTGTCTTCGCTAAGATCTACAAGTTCGGCACCTAGGGTGACGTCTTCAGCGCCAAACTCTTCTAAAAGCATGGCTTGAAGTTCGGTTCGCGAAACCGGATAAGCGCGCTGGCCGGCTTCTTTATACAGAGGTTCAAGGCTGAACTGAGTCATAACGTCACCAGAGTCGCCTTCAAGATAAGCTAGGCTGTCCATCTGTCCGCCCAGCTTTGCAACCTGTTCTGTTAGCCCTAGATAGTTAAGGCACTTAACGCCATTAGACCAAAGCGACAAGGCTGCGCCAACTGGCTTGATCTCTTCGACCTTTTCGAAGATTTTGACCTGATAACCAATGTTTTTTAGGGCAATACCAGCACAAAGGCCACCCATTCCTGCACCAATAATAATTACTTTCATATTCATCCTATGAGGCGGGGTTTAGGTACCGCGCCATTTGCACACTGTAAAAAGATTCATTTTATCAAAGCATTAACAGGGCCATCTTTATCATTGAGCCCTACTGATTGCATGAATGATTGACCTGACGACATTACCGAATACTAAATAGTTGTGCAACCGGTCAGGTTATGGCGAGGCTTTAAGGCTGTTGTGCTAATCCAGCAAAAGCGGAGTAGTAGGCGGTAGCCAAGTTATCGACCAAGATACACAACTAGCCTCAGCTTGCACCATTAGAGTTGGTTTTGGCGATAGGCTTCACTGTTTTGGCGCGAAAGTGGTGAACTCTTCACCATCAATTAGCGTATTAAATGATAATGTCAGCTGCTATTAGCTGGTTCAGCCAGATAACAAAAAAAGGACACGCTGTTGAATATACTGATTGCAGGCGGCTCTGGAGGTATCGGTCGGGCGTTAATACAGCAATGCCAAATCGAGTACCCAGAAGCGCAAATACACGCAACCTATCGCACTGAAATTGCTACTGATTCAATAGCTGCAGGTGTTCAGTGGTGGCAAGTCGACTTTGCTGTTGAAGATTCACTGCTTGAACTTGCTCAAGCGGTTGCCTCGTTTGATTTGATCATTTGTGCGACAGGCTTTTTATGGTCAGAAAATCATCGGCCAGAAAAGTCGGTGAGCCAGTTCGACACAGACTTTTTTATTCAAAATATTACCGCCAATACCGTACCGACCTTATTGCTGGCAAAGCATTTTTCTAAACATCTTAAGGCCAGTGGCCGAGGCGTGTTGGTGTCGTTTTCTGCGCGTATTGGCAGCATTACAGATAATCAATTAGGCGGTTGGATCAGTTATCGCAGTGCTAAGGCTGCACTGAACATGGCGGTGAAAACCATAGCGGTTGAGTGGCAACGAACACAACCAAACAGCTGTATTTTTGCCTTCCATCCTGGCACGACTGACACTGCGTTGTCGCAGCCGTTTCAAAAAAGCGTGCCGAACGGAAAACTGTTTACAGCGACCTATGTTGCACAGTGTTTATTACGTCTCATTGAACAAACCAGCAGCGAGCAAACCGGTCAGCTGTTAGCTTACGATGGCACGCGTATCGACTGGTAATTACGGATGTACTGGTCTGCTATGAGGTGTTAATGCGTTAAGAATCGAGCAATCCAGCGCATCACCGTATCTGAATCGGCAGCATTATTTCGTAAAGATTCAATGCCTTGTTCATACAGAGCATCATCGAACACGCCTAATTCGTTACGCATCTGGATAACGTCTTCAATAAATTTAACTGAAAACTCAGGATGGCCTTGAATCGTTATGATGTGTTCGTCTTTAGCCAACATGTAGGCTGGGCAAAAGTCACTGGTCGCTAAGGTCTCAACCTCAGCAGGCAGCTCAGTCACCTGATCCTGATGGCTGACTAGAATGTGGATATTGTTTTTGTCTGGCGTCATCCAGTCAGGCTTTTGGATGACTTCATTGTTACTCAGGCCGATGCCCCAGCCTTTATTTGAGCGCTCAACCGTGCCGCCTAAAGCACGCATAATGATTTGGTGACCAAAGCAGATGCCCACGAGCTTGGTGCGCTTAGCATCGCATTTTTGCAGCCAGTCGATCAGGTTTAACACCCAGTCTTCGTCGCTGTGCGCATCATGTACGCTGCCGGTCAGAATATAGCCGTCGCAGTCGTCTATTGGATTGGGCAGCTGTTGTGCTAAGGCATCATAAAGCTGGAAGCTAAAGTCGCCATGCGGCGACAACGTCGCCTGAATCATATCGGCGTACTGACCATGATGGCTTGCTAATTTGGGGTCAACGAAGCCACAAACAATAATTCCTACTTTCATACCTTGCTCTACCTCTGGCTGGTGATCGCTGACGCGCCGATGAACTAGGATGGGGACGACAAGCGTTTGTGATTGAATACTTTACATTATTGGGTAACTTAAGGTAAAAGTATCTCTATAGGCTAATAATATTTAACAATTCGAGTTTGTCTAGCTCTGTGTGTCGAACACTGACGACGATAGCGTTGGCATTAAAACAACGCAGTCGCAAGACGACAACCGCAGTGACCAAACCACGAACCGATACACGCACTTAATACACACTAAAAAATAGGCTGGGTATGGCGACTCAAACATGGTCTGAAAAGGCGGCAACATTACACTATTCAACGCAGGCGTTTATTAATGGCCAATTGACGGATGCGATCAGCGGTCAGACATTCGACTGTTTTAACCCAGCAACCGGTGAACAATTAGGCAGTATTGCTCGTTGTGATCAGGCCGATGTTGATCTGGCTGTTAAAGTTGCTCGGCAGCAGTTTGAAAGCCGAGTGTGGTCAGGTTTGGAGCCAGCTAAGCGAAAGCAGCAGTTACTTAAGTTTGCTGCCTTGGTTGAGCAAAATGTCGAAAAATTAGCCTTGCTAGATACCTTAGATGCAGGCAAACCGATTGCCGACACCCTCAGTTACGATGCCCCTGCAACGGCTCGTTGTATTGCTTGGAATGCCGAGGCGATCGATAAGCTATACGATGAAGTTGCCCCGACGACATCGAACGCACTGGCGTTAGTCACGCGTGAAGCCGTGGGTGTGGTTGCAGCCATTGTGCCTTGGAACTTCCCGTCGGTGATGGCGGCGTGGAAATTTGCAGCCGCGCTTGCGGCGGGCAATTCGATTATTGTCAAACCTTCTGAGAAAAGCCCGTTGTCGGCTATTTATCTTGCCGAGCTTGCTTTTGAAGCAGGCATACCAGCAGGGGTTTTCCAAGTTCTACCAGGCTTTGGTCACGAGGCGGGTCAAGCCTTGGCGCTGCACATGGATGTTGATTGCATTACCTTTACCGGCTCCACTGCAGTGGGTAAAAAGTTGGTCAGCTTTGCTGGTGAGTCGAATCTAAAACGAACCTTTATGGAATGTGGCGGCAAAAGCCCTCACGTTATTTTCTCTGATGTTAAAGATTTGGATGCTGCCGTTAATACCGCTGCAGCCGCGATTTGTTACAACCAGGGTGAAGTCTGTACCGCCGGTTCTAGATTGCTAGTGCAGCGTGAAATCTACGATCAGGTGGTGGAAAAATTAGTGCCGGCCATCGGCGCATGGCAACCAGCCAATCCGTTATTGGAATCGACCAAGGTTGGCGCAATTATCGATCAGCAGCAGCTGGATAAAATTCTTGGCTATATCGACATCGCTAAAAAAGAGGGCGCGAATTTATTGTGCGGTGGTCAACAGGTACAGCTTGGCAGCGGTGGCTTCTTTGTACAGCCGACAGTATTTACCGATGTCACAGCAGACATGACTATCTTTAAAGAAGAAATTTTCGGTCCGGTTTTGGCGGTTACGGTATTTGATACGGTCGAGCAAGGCATCGAGCTTGCCAACGATACTGAGTATGGCTTGGCGGCGGGTATTTGGACGTCAGATATCTCCAAAGCAATTCAGTGTTCACGAGCATTGCGTGCAGGTACTGTATTTGTAAACAACTGGGATGGCGGTGATATGACCATGCCATTTGGTGGCTATAAACAAAGCGGCAATGGTCGCGATAAATCTCTGCATGCGATTGAGAAATACACCGAAATGAAGTCCACTTGGATCGAATTAAACTAGCCCATTCGTTAGGTTTAACGGCAATAAAAAACCGAGCCTCAGCGCTCGGTTTTTTTATGGCACAAACTTAAAAAAATTAGCTTGGGCTGTCATTCGCGCTGCTGGGTACATGCTGTGTCATACAATGGATGTTGCCACCGCCTAATAAAATTTCGCGGCAGTTTAGCCCCACTAATTGGTGATTTGGAAACGCCGCCTGCAATACAGACTGAGCTTTGGCGTCGTGTTTTTCATCGAGTAATGGAAAAATAATACCGCCGTTGCTGATTAAAAAATTAGCGTAAGATGCAGCCAGCCGTTCACCTGCTTGTCGCACCATACCACTGCTCGGAATAATACCTTCTGCTTCCTGTTCGCTGAGATACAAAGGGCCGGGCATAGGCAGCGCATGTACTTTTATTTTTCGTCCCTTTGCATCGGTCGATTGTTGCAATAAGGATAAAGCCTGCTGGCTTATGGCGTATTGCGGATCGGTTGGGTCATCGCAAACCGTGAGCAATACTTCGCCAGGTTTGACGACATGCAAAATATTGTCGATATGGCCATTGGTTTCATCATTGAACAGACCATGAGTAAGCCAAATGATTTTTTCGACACCCAGAATTTCTTTTAGTTGGCGTTCAATGTCTGACTTTGATAACTGCGGGTTCCGGCTTGGGTGCAGTAAGCATTCTTCAGTGGTGTAGAGCGTACCGTCGCCGTCGCAATGAATGGAGCCACCTTCTAAAATCAGATCAACTTCATCGCAGCTATCGCCGGTGACCTCGGTCATCTGTTTGGCGACGGCGTTGTCTAACGTCCAGTCATCATAAAGGCCGTCGAGCGTGCCACCCCAAGCATTAAATTGCCAAGAAATACCGCGCCGTTGGCCGTTGTTGTTGATCACATAGGTTGCGCCGATGTCGCGCATCCAGCAGTCATTGCTGGCGATTTTTAATACTTCGATATCATTAGGTAGTTGCTTACGAGCCTGACGGTAAAGTTCATCGCTGACAATGACGGTTACTGGAGTGAATTGAGCGATGGCGATGGCGAGTTCAACAAAAACGGCCTGCACAGGCTTGCCGTTGTCGCGCCAGTTATCAGGCCGATGCGGCCAAGCCATCCATACTTCATCCTGAGCATGGTGTTCGCCAGGCATAACGTATTGGCTGTGGGTGATCATGCCGGTGGCTCCTAGTGACCGTCTAGCGACAAAAGGTTGCGATAATGTTGCGGGCAACGATCACGAAATAACCCCCAGGCTGCTCGCTGATAATCGATCTGCGCCAAATCAAACTGGTGCACAAGAATGGTTTCATTTTCACGGTCGGCCTGTTGCACCACTGCGCCAGTGTGGTCAGAAATAAAGGATGAACCAAAGAAATTAATGTTCAGCTCGCGATTTTTTGCTGACTCTGTACCAATTCGATTGGAGGCTATCACCGGGATTTGATTCGCTGCGGCATGGCCTTGCATGACTCGTTGCCAATGCGGTTGAGAGTCTAGCTCCGGCTGGCTCGGCTCGCTGCCAATGGCGGTCGGGAAAAACAAAAGCTCAGCGCCCATTAACGCCATGCTGCGAGCGCTTTCTGGGAACCATTGGTCCCAACAGATGCCAACGCCAATTTTGGCGTAGCGGGTTTGCCAAACTTTAAAGCCGGTGTCTCCGGGGCTAAAGTAAAATTTTTCCAGATAGCCGTCGCTATCAGGGATATGAGTTTTTCGATAAGTTCCTAACAGGCTGCCATCGGCATCAATAATCGCAACAGAATTAAATCGGACTTGTCCTGCTTTTTCGTACCAACTGAATGGAATAACAACTTCTAATTCTTTGGCCAGCTGAGCAAAGCGGTGAAAGTTTTTATTCTGTTCGAGCTGACTTGCCAGCTGCAAATAATCTTCGGATATTTCGATGCAGAAATAAGGCGTCTCAAACAACTCCTGCAATAAAATAATTTGAGCACCTTGAGCTGCGGCCTTGCGAACCAGTTGTTCGGCTTTAGCTACGTTTTCTTCGCTGTCCCAGCTGCAACTCATTTGCGTCGCGGCAACGCTGACTTTAGCCATGGCTAATCTCCAAAAAATAGATGAGTGAAAATCTAGAAGGTTGGCGGCGTTGCTGCACTGATCAGTTCGCATTCGACCTTGCCGATGTTACGAAAACGGTGCGGCCGTTTGGTTTCAAAGTAATAGGAATCACCGGGCTTGAGTACTTTGGTTTGGTGGCCAATGGTAATTTCGATTTCGCCGCGTAATACAATGCCGCTTTCTTCGCCTTCGTGTTGCATGAAGTCGGTACCGGTATCGGCGCCGGGTGGATAAGT
Proteins encoded in this window:
- a CDS encoding outer membrane lipoprotein-sorting protein translates to MKKFILILGLAIFPFSPAYSDVGVDEVMNNFAEVIRFPMLSGTFNVKMIAQNGDTREVRARAYQKVMSAEQLNLLFKFEYPPTVRDTSLLIHTYFNGDPSQMWIYLPAVRRIKRVALEESGGGYFMGSDFTYADLIMRTDADYTKEIIGEKEIEGKLSYMVKDTAVNDELTQLSGYSYTINYYSKDDFFLYGRDYYDLQGDLLKTYRVKDVFKVDERIYPIHLVMHNVQSEHTSIIEVEDYSVDDIPDSYFTTRSLRSE
- a CDS encoding efflux RND transporter permease subunit; translation: MLRKTAFLFAIVIISTLCVLFKPEPKDQVLDVYADMQTELLLSQRNAVIVSVTLPEGSELNKAMLQKMSGLSEKLKQLDGVSAVDSLINARVIKSQTVLIEEFGESYESDEIVVERVIPDNIATLDDAFFAALPSTIEQFPELQSYISSNQDAFLFFTYFGNSILPLQIEQQMSELQASYQTILPFEYTGRSPILAKTEHLLTKDIKVFLPLLLILVTAIFIIFRNLRAMASAWVLIAASLISAYLFIQFLGVNNSPLVLLVPVFGLGLLSDYIIHYFYHQFYELEAEKRSIQQRLLFPLSLTAISTLTGFISLLFIDGSGHRQLGLLISAAVVITFAGVFLWLPYLGFKASTKKILPRFQLVQIRIFNVIHNYRRTLFITVAACCVLGLLQLPKLQIEPYPIGQLPASNTIKKSDELINQHFFGTVPYFLEIDTGEASGLLSQEALLKIEQMNQILQENESVGYNYSILSVLKRINYYFYGDEESLFEQEAWIYPSLIEQFLIVYSSSTDDPLEFGSLVNSSYRYFSIRGMVHYQDVNDLNNFYQATEDLRQALPDGWSLSVHGMINDLADERSRLRNNWVISFLIGSVLIFITVLAFYRKLRLALLSLVPGFCSMLFSLGIIATAGLSIDAFSIIFVAIITGLVIDYSIHTLAALESLPEKFAQSTSKAFGYVMGYSGVPIFLSFLTSLVSFSVLFLSSFSGARNLGLLLVTSLVVSFFFSIYLLPLLALSKKSSSNKANQ
- a CDS encoding NAD-dependent succinate-semialdehyde dehydrogenase — translated: MKATLLQPALLKSESYIDGQWVKAGSGKTFAVTNPANGEVIIEVCDAAVDETNRAIAAADNALKGWQALTAKERSQLLRRWYQLILENEEDLATLMTLEQGKPLAEARGEVNYGASFIDWFADEARRIYGDVIPSFANDRKVLTIKQPVGVVAAITPWNFPIAMITRKAAPALAAGCTIVIKPSEETPLCALALAELADQAGIPAGVLNVVTGKDSKAIGGVLTGHTAVRKLSFTGSTPVGKLLLSQCAQTVKRTSMELGGNAPFIVFDDADLDAAVDGLLASKYRNAGQTCVCANRILVQDGVYDAFAEKLAERVKQFKTADGFSENTTIGPLINPAAIDKVQQLVEQAVANGAKILIGGTTASDVGAQFFQPTVLTDVTDDMTIFSSEIFGPVAPLFRFNSEQEAIDMANDTPFGLASYFYSENMARIWRVSEALEYGIVGVNEGLISSEVAPFGGVKESGSGREGSKYGIDEYVEIKYICLGGLS
- the hpxO gene encoding FAD-dependent urate hydroxylase HpxO, which produces MKVIIIGAGMGGLCAGIALKNIGYQVKIFEKVEEIKPVGAALSLWSNGVKCLNYLGLTEQVAKLGGQMDSLAYLEGDSGDVMTQFSLEPLYKEAGQRAYPVSRTELQAMLLEEFGAEDVTLGAELVDLSEDNGVVTANFAGGHVETGDLLIGSDGSHSIVRPYVLGSNTERRYAGYVNWNGLVEIDEAIAPATQWTTFVGEGKRVSLMPIGENRFYFFFDVPLPQGLANERENYKTQLKEYFTGWAKPVQDLIDRIDPERTNRVEICDVEPFSNWTRGRVALLGDAGHGTTPDIGQGGCMAMEDAVFLAIALQTNTYGVEDALVRYQNKRAPRANELVLRARSRCDVTHMKDKQVTLNWYNELRQEDGSNITKGILSNIFGSPLD
- a CDS encoding SDR family NAD(P)-dependent oxidoreductase, yielding MNILIAGGSGGIGRALIQQCQIEYPEAQIHATYRTEIATDSIAAGVQWWQVDFAVEDSLLELAQAVASFDLIICATGFLWSENHRPEKSVSQFDTDFFIQNITANTVPTLLLAKHFSKHLKASGRGVLVSFSARIGSITDNQLGGWISYRSAKAALNMAVKTIAVEWQRTQPNSCIFAFHPGTTDTALSQPFQKSVPNGKLFTATYVAQCLLRLIEQTSSEQTGQLLAYDGTRIDW
- a CDS encoding glutamine amidotransferase-related protein, with product MKVGIIVCGFVDPKLASHHGQYADMIQATLSPHGDFSFQLYDALAQQLPNPIDDCDGYILTGSVHDAHSDEDWVLNLIDWLQKCDAKRTKLVGICFGHQIIMRALGGTVERSNKGWGIGLSNNEVIQKPDWMTPDKNNIHILVSHQDQVTELPAEVETLATSDFCPAYMLAKDEHIITIQGHPEFSVKFIEDVIQMRNELGVFDDALYEQGIESLRNNAADSDTVMRWIARFLTH